DNA from Nymphaea colorata isolate Beijing-Zhang1983 chromosome 4, ASM883128v2, whole genome shotgun sequence:
caccgccgAAGATATGCAGCAGCTATTGATGActgcattctcaaagatgactataaagcaaaatgagcagggagaatggttcttagATTCAAGTGCAGCTActcatgtgacaggaaatgcaggtaaattgactaacttatcccctcattatggtagaagttgcattataataGGTGATGAAAAATCTCATGCCAttacacattggaaatgcacatattccattgtcatcctcgtttctatcactgtctaatgttgttcttgctcccaatataaaaaagaacaacatatctatttctaaactcattgatgatacaaactcttctgttgaattcacaccttcttctgtctatgtcaaggacctccaaacgaagaaaatgttcgctagaggggagcgtcaagggaatatgtatgtccttaaggaatgtctacccaattattcatccacttttgatataggattgaagacattttctctttctcacaatgcgtcatcagtgccaagttcttgtcattttcaatcaaaagtaaggggccctaaccaaatTTTGGAGTCTGAtctgtggcatagtcggctgaGACattgtggtcgacatttcattgaaaaacttgtcacagatagtctcattccaagatcaagcttacctcttacttcaagacttcaagtgtcaaaaaatgttcaagttgtggactttgtaagagtcatgttttacctttccataatataaatcaaagggcttccaaaccttttgaaattattttttctgatgtatgggggccagctcttattgattccatgtctggatcaagatattatgtcttattcattgactcttactcacgtttcacctggatttacttcacgaaacacaaatcagaagtacctcacatattttgaaacttctatgtcatgattcaaaccaaattttcatccaatgtggtgcattttcaatgtaatggagggggagaatattcctcgcttgattttattgaatttctacgtgaaaaaatgataactagacaaatctcctgcccttacacaccacaacaaaatggtgtagttgagcggaaacatcaacatatagttgaaagcgccatgaacATGATGCATGATAATAATGTGctcatttccttgtggactgaaacCTTCCATACTgctatatacataataaattgtttgcctatgacacccttgatgtctaaatcaccatattttacactcttaggcaaacaacctgattacaagaacttgaaggtttttggttgtgtgtgctatgttcacgttgatgctgccttgagaaACAAGTTttaagacaaagctattcaatgtagattcgttggacatgctgatgaatataaaggttttcgatgctatgatccaacaactaagcgtatcaaaacttcaagaaatgtcattttttatgaacatagttttgatgatacaaatgaaattgcctatgaccattgaatcttatgattcCTGAACCAGTACACAATTATTCAATACAGATccagttatagaaaatgatgtgcctcaagatgaagatccagagagagcaatacaaccatcggatatggctcaaagtgaaaatcaagaagatccaataCAGttatcaagtcatcacgaaagcaataatgaagaacagagcaacgattcacatcggtattcgggtcttatctacagtcgacgactaagggataGAGATGTTCACAGTGAAGAAAACAACATCCCCACTTAGAAGATCCTCACGCATTCGTCATctcattcacaggtgggttagctatgattctttatcacttgattttcagttattcatggtaaaagttggcaaggaggaagaacctacttcatttgatcaaacatcaaaagcacATCATTGGaaaaaggctatgaaagaagaaatggatgccttgcatgaatgtggaacatgggagatcgttccaaAACCACAaggaaagaacgtagtgggctccaaatgggtatacaaaatcaaatacaaactTGACGGCaaaatagaaagacacaaagcaaggttagtagcaaaagggtttacacaacaatatggagaagattatgatgagacattcaaccctgtgatcaaaatgaaaacaattcgcgtgattatatcattggcagttgaatatggatggagactacatcaaatggacgtgaagcatgtttttttttcatggtgaTTTGAGGGATGAAGTATatacgaaaggagactctcatgcatgggtttgtaaactaagaaaatctatttatggacttaaacaggcctcacgctcgtggtttgacagtttctcctgcaagattcaagaatgtggttttcagagatgtcctctagatcactctcttttcatttatcgaaaggaaaacatatttactttacttcttatatatgttgatgatattgttatcaccacaggcaattcagaaaaacacatagaagaagctaaagtaagctaaagttttgatgatgcaaaacttcaaaatgaaagagcttggtgatttacgattctttcttggagtggagattgataggcacaataatcgtctcacattgacacaacagaaatatacgttggatctgctgaaaaagtcaggtatgtctgattataagcctgttggaactcctagtgttctaaatcaaagactaagtgctcaggatggggagttatatgaagatcctacgcaatatcgaagtattgttggagcacttcaatatcttacatttactagaccagatattatatatgttgtgaatcaagtatctcaatttatgcatgcacctagagataatCACATGGAtgttgtcaaaagaatattaagatatcttaaagggacagcagaagacggcttagtttatggtaagagtgaagaTATAACtgctggacatcaacttatgacattcacagatgcagattgggctggagatcccgatcaaagaaagttcatttttggtttttgtattttcattggacgtaatcttgtgtcttggagttgtcgaaagcaaaaggcaatAGCAAGATCCAACATCTTCTCCTCATCATTTTTGGTgtggcttcttctcctcatcttcttcttgttcactctttctctctttatattcCTACGTGAATGTTGATTTCAGAACTCAGATATTGGTGCTTGAATTTCTTTCAATGTGGTCTTGACCTCACAAATGGCAGCATTCTTGACCAGTCTGAGAAACTCCAAGGACAAAATATTTAAGTATACCGGGATCAATATCAATTATATCAAAAAGATAGAAGGTTAAGTCAACTATCTCTTAACAACAAGAAAACAGGGTAGACAAGACCTGAGTTCCATTTTAATCTACAGGCAACACATGGAATAGCATTTTGCTCAGTAGACAAACCTATCACCCAGCCAAACATCCAATGTTGATACGTACCTGCCCCAGTCAAGGTGAGGGAGATGTCTAACATGGGATTATTATACACAGTTCAAGGGAAATGTTGGAAGCCATTCTACCTTTAGTAGTCAAAAGCATGCATAGGTCCTAGATGCACACCATTTTGAATAGACTGGACCATCTAGGTACCTAAGTCAGAAAAtcgtttcaatttttttctcctattttcttcttcttttagaacaaaacatttttgaAGCATATCCATATGTGATTTCATGCACATCGCttggaaaaatatgaaaataaaaaagcagtTCAGTTTAGTGTTGTActtatcgtacgatacggggtcaTACCATACGATACGTATCTTATCGTTTGCAAAATATGATATGATACACCCCATGTATCGTAAATAGGAGTGTATTGTGcctatatcgtacgatacaggctcccgtatcgtacgatacagtgcGATACGCTTCATATAGTACCATACGagctgatttcaaaaaaggaGGGCTCGAATCCCCCTTTTAcgagttttctttataaaaacccgccccttcttcatttctaacctagagattgtgccacCGTGaagggaaatcatcgattttcatcgttaaatcatcgattttcaaaattaatcatcgattaaaccatggatttctgcgtgggtggctgattcccgttGGGAGGAAaaaggtttttttaaatcgtgaagaagaagaaaaagatggagatgaagataagaatgaatataatgaagattatgaatgagagtcaagagtgctttcattttatatgtattgacattgaacatttttcacaatttcaCTATCATCATGTGATGCaatacataacatctaaaacttgttttttgaagttgtatctcatagacttatagACCTTAATACCTTgtgacttatgaatctatggttatgaaattatgatatacattatgtaattgttgacttgttgtgctttctagattgatattgttatgaattttgatgtttatgaatgatgaaccgtaactttataataataataagtctatcattctgtaaaacatgttttttatgaagaacatattattcttgttttttactgattttttattatttttttattttttccctattttttctgatttattaaaaaattttacgatacggttaTGATACGTTACGACACGGCGTATCTTACAGCCGGAACGATGCGGCTTACACTTGTAGATATAGTTCAAAAATGTTTTGTTCAAAAATACTCGCATGTTGTCTCTTCAAATCTacgtcacacggatacggcagatTGGGTTGAGTATCGGTGTCGACACGCCGACACGGGAATCCCGACACGGCGATACGGccggatacgttttggatcgggtctgggtcagacccgatccgaaccacttttATAATCCGTTTTAACCTCGATTTTTTTTACTGTCTTCTGTTTTATTTTGAAGTGCATTCCATCTCATCCACCGGATTTTGTCTCCCTCCACCAGAACGCTCAACCCATAGCCTAGAGGGAAAACCTAGAGAGTgagaaaagaacaaataaattaagaaataaagattcaaaataaaaaaaactcaccaTTTCATGGCTCAGCACCCATCCTCCTGCTACCATGGCGGGTCACCAGCCGGTCAGCTGCATCATACTTACCACGTCGCCGGCCTTGGAGCCACTGGTGGCATGCTGGCCTCCGGAGAAGAAGGATCGTGGAGGTCGTGATTTGGGAGAGAAGGATgagtgaagagagaaagaaacgaaGGGTGAAAATGAGGGTTTCGAACTAAAGGGGCCTTTTATAGCTTTCAtttgaacaaatttcaaaatggtcctaaattttgtgttatttaaacaaaaacggttataattttaaattgtttgcaaACTCACCGTAACCTCATTTTCTatcaacattattttatatatatattaaaaattaaattgttttaatattttaaaataaaagtggGTTTTTCTTTGGCTGTGTCTCTGAGGATAGACAAAgtatggacaaagaaagagggacgttagtctttttattataaatttcatgtttttttatttcattatcatttttaatttttttgaatataatattcgccgtgtccgcgtatcctaaaattttgaaattaccgtgtccgcgtacccgtacccgtatccgtagGATACCcatacccgtatccgtgtgacatagcttcaaATGTAACTTTTCATAGCTgttaattttatgaaattataCTTGATGTCGCAGCATATAGTCATTCAATCAAAAGTCATGATATATATAATGAACTTTTTACAAAAACACGTCCAAGATTGAATTTCGTTTCATTAAGCACCTATTCTTTAAGTAATGTAGGCGCCAGGCAGTTGAATGAAAGAAAGCAAACCTTCAGTGCGGTTCTGTTGTTCAGCCAAAATTTGAGCatgctttatatatattgaCAAAACCTCAAAATCTTAAATAGAGCAGAAGCAGAAACAAGATACTCGCCAACATACCTTCCCATGGCACCATAGGCATTAGCGAGGTTTTGGCATGCCTCTATGGAATCTGCATGATGGGGCCCAAGAGCAACATCCATGATGTCCTTGGCAAGTGCAAACATTTGTGCTGCTGAGTGAGGCCTGTCTAATTCCATATATGCAGCACCaagattgttatatatataaccaacACCAAAATGCTTCGGTCCAAAGCTCTCCTTCAATCTCTCTACGGCACCCTCCAAATAGGGAATTGCTTGAGGCACCTTCCCTGTCAACAGAAGCAACCAACCTATCCGTCCAGAAGTACTAGCTTCAGCATGCTGCTCTTGTGGAATCTTCTCGAGCAATGCGAGAGACCTTTTCAATAGAGATATTGCAATTTCAAACTCATTCATAGTCTCATACAGCATCGCGATCTCACTGTAAGCCTCTGCAACTTTTGACGGTGCCAATGActcctttttttcaaatataccACATGCAATCTCACAACATCGCTTTGAGTCTGCAAACTTCTCCTGATTCGACAATGCCTTCGCCATTGATATGAACACCAAAGCTCGCGTCTCACTATCTTTATCAGTCTGCTGGACAACCCCTCTCAATGTATTGATCGCTTCCTCAAACTTCCCTAGAGCAATCTGTATGTTTGCAGCATCCACTTCCGCATTAAGCAAATCCAATGACATACCCCAGTTCTTCAGAACCTTTTGCGCCAATTCATTCTGCTCGAATGCCTTTTGATGCTCCTCCAACCCACAGTATACCACCCCAAGAAGCCGCCTATCATGCGCTACCTCGACAGAGTTCTGTCCCAATTGCTCCATATGCACCTCCAACGCCTTCAAACCGAGTGGCAATGCCTCCTTGAACCTCAAGACCGCTGAATACGCCTCTGCTACCTCCCTATAAGCAACACCCAGTTCTCTAGAATTGGGTTCAAGAAGCAATTCTTTCAACTCCAGACTTTTCCTGAGGTTGTCTAAGGCTTCTTCCCTCCTACCCATCGCCGTCTTCGTGTTTGCCAATAGAAGTTGGACAGCATGGCTAATAGGCCTAACA
Protein-coding regions in this window:
- the LOC116252747 gene encoding protein KINESIN LIGHT CHAIN-RELATED 2, translated to MRRASSLLSSLRELRGRCSTKHPVSIISLAFHSDLGDPSPQPCRSYHGLLYKRRTQQLLRNPSRSLDTLVQNDPPLSSRQSKIKEKNDLDEAFESATTMEEMVSAFKAMESVFDENDKRLGLACLKMGQCLDSAGEDHESTLVYAVKALRILEAHDDGDGDTKSAVSLAMALHLMGSVHYGLKRFNESLGYLNRANRILGTLENDSCGFDVRPISHAVQLLLANTKTAMGRREEALDNLRKSLELKELLLEPNSRELGVAYREVAEAYSAVLRFKEALPLGLKALEVHMEQLGQNSVEVAHDRRLLGVVYCGLEEHQKAFEQNELAQKVLKNWGMSLDLLNAEVDAANIQIALGKFEEAINTLRGVVQQTDKDSETRALVFISMAKALSNQEKFADSKRCCEIACGIFEKKESLAPSKVAEAYSEIAMLYETMNEFEIAISLLKRSLALLEKIPQEQHAEASTSGRIGWLLLLTGKVPQAIPYLEGAVERLKESFGPKHFGVGYIYNNLGAAYMELDRPHSAAQMFALAKDIMDVALGPHHADSIEACQNLANAYGAMGSYKLAMEFQQRVIDAWESHGPSASDEVREAERLLFQLQKKAMTESGNCGESLPLPQSGEAISGKCLDLGLSK